A single Oncorhynchus tshawytscha isolate Ot180627B linkage group LG01, Otsh_v2.0, whole genome shotgun sequence DNA region contains:
- the LOC112258723 gene encoding cdc42 effector protein 1 — protein sequence MNLGKIPGLKGLVAGSQGKRRFKGDLTLDMISPPLGDFQHTMHVGRGGDVFGDTSFLSNHGGATNGNGDVDSVTSPDNKIGAFFSRTLRRVRKTPERPRGGSKDLSPPPPPISPIIKNAVSLPRLDVDSPNGCPAKNLFPASPTSLEETTYGYGLESGFATLPRLSRSAERQSQQGGSISCTPNAHGCSLTDVSTLLKSSAYPTLTSDPGHMTQYESLTSMASFTFDLGPSLMSEVFGLIDSPSGHLEPSHAWVAEEPSCSAFGFVTNEGSEMDSEMDATTASLVDSLLREDCSSRKSPYGMEWEEEEEEARRMEMNGGGQHLKGAVPDLVMGSPSRQRPAMESERFQGATDVLGVLYGVGGTLKGQQRMDLEGEVTMGQTMKKTPYICITPDEEEEIKV from the exons ATGAACCTGGGGAAGATCCCTGGGCTGAAGGGCCTGGTGGCCGGCTCTCAGGGGAAACGTCGTTTCAAAGGTGACCTCACCCTGGACATGATCAGTCCGCCGCTGGGGGACTTCCAACATACCATGCACGTGGGCCGCGGAGGGGACGTGTTCGGGGACACCTCGTTCCTCAGCAACCATGGGGGGGCCACCAACGGAAACGGGGATGTTGATTCTGTCACAAGCCCTGACAACAAGATTGGGGCGTTCTTCTCTCGGACCCTCCGGCGTGTTCGGAAGACACCAGAGCGTCCCAGGGGAGGATCCAAGGACCTGTCCCCGCCACCCCCTCCCATATCCCCCATTATCAAGAATGCAGTGTCCCTCCCCCGACTGGATGTGGACTCACCAAATGGCTGCCCTGCTAAAAACCTCTTCCCCGCCTCTCCTACCTCCCTGGAGGAGACCACTTATGGTTATG gtTTGGAGTCAGGTTTCGCCACTCTGCCCCGCCTCTCCCGTTCAGCAGAGCGTCAGTCGCAACAGGGAGGATCTATTTCCTGTACCCCCAATGCCCATGGCTGCTCGCTCACCGATGTCTCCACCCTCCTGAAGTCCTCCGCATACCCCACCCTGACTTCTGACCCCGGTCACATGACCCAGTATGAGTCCCTGACCTCCATGGCCTCCTTCACCTTTGACCTGGGGCCCTCCCTCATGAGCGAGGTGTTCGGTTTGATTGACAGCCCTAGCGGCCACCTAGAGCCCAGCCATGCCTGGGTGGCAGAGGAGCCAAGCTGCTCTGCATTTGGGTTTGTGACCAATGAAGGCTCGGAGATGGACTCGGAGATGGATGCCACCACTGCCTCATTGGTGGATTCTCTGCTTCGAGAAGACTGTAGCAGCAGGAAGAGTCCATATGGGATGGagtgggaagaggaggaagaggaggctaggAGAATGGAGATGAATGGAGGTGGGCAGCATCTTAAAGGGGCGGTGCCTGATTTAGTGATGGGCTCCCCGTCTAGACAGAGGCCTGCTATGGAGAGTGAGAGGTTCCAGGGTGCCACTGATGTGCTGGGGGTGCTCTATGGAGTTGGAGGGACCCTGAAGGGGCAGCAGAGGATGGATCTGGAGGGAGAGGTGACCATGGGCCAGACCATGAAGAAAACACCTTACATCTGCATTACccctgatgaggaggaggaaatcAAAGTCTGA